In Thermoanaerobaculales bacterium, one DNA window encodes the following:
- a CDS encoding LemA family protein, whose protein sequence is MAKWLIGCAVLALAVVLVVGLLVGGVYNRLVGLNEGVDSAWAQVENVYQRRADLIPNLVETVKGAAEFERETLQSVIEARAKVGQVSFDQAPTPEQMQQFQATQDGLSSALSRLLVVVERYPELKATQAYRDLQVQLEGTENRIAVERQRYNEVAREYNTTRNRIPAVLVAGLLGFPEKAYFESKPGAEEPPKVDF, encoded by the coding sequence ATGGCAAAGTGGCTGATCGGTTGCGCGGTGCTGGCGCTGGCGGTTGTGCTCGTCGTGGGGCTCCTGGTGGGCGGCGTCTACAACCGCCTGGTGGGCCTCAACGAGGGCGTGGACTCGGCCTGGGCGCAGGTCGAGAACGTCTACCAGCGGCGGGCAGACCTGATCCCGAACCTTGTGGAGACCGTCAAGGGCGCCGCGGAGTTCGAGCGGGAGACGCTGCAGAGCGTCATCGAGGCACGGGCCAAGGTCGGCCAGGTCAGCTTCGACCAGGCGCCGACCCCCGAGCAGATGCAGCAGTTCCAGGCAACCCAGGACGGGCTGTCGTCGGCGCTGTCGCGGCTGCTGGTGGTGGTCGAGCGCTACCCGGAGCTGAAGGCGACCCAGGCCTACCGCGACCTCCAGGTGCAGCTCGAGGGGACCGAGAACCGGATCGCGGTCGAGCGCCAGCGCTACAACGAGGTCGCACGGGAGTACAACACGACCCGCAATCGGATCCCGGCGGTGCTCGTCGCCGGCCTGCTCGGCTTTCCGGAGAAGGCCTACTTCGAGTCCAAGCCCGGCGCCGAGGAGCCACCCAAGGTGGACTTCTAG
- a CDS encoding TPM domain-containing protein: MARRPASVSGMVAAAAIAVAALAAALEVPFLGGRVNDLAGLLSDGFEAELGTRLEALERETGAQVVVLTVPSLEGDSIEDFSIRVVSTWRLGREGADNGVLVLIARDERLVRIEVGYGLEGALTDLESGRIISGLMTPRFRTGDFDGGVGAAVDAIAAKARGEPFELPPDHPGHSPKATLPDFGALLLFALFGLPFINAALATRGRAGWFLYLMLAPFFFVVPTVMAGPLAGVIAAAAWLLLAPILRSIWPKASRLSGRGSLGGRRGGRPPIWIGGGGWGGGGGGSFGGGFSGGGGSFGGGGATGGW; this comes from the coding sequence GTGGCGCGCCGGCCCGCGTCGGTGTCGGGGATGGTGGCGGCGGCGGCGATCGCCGTGGCTGCCCTCGCCGCGGCGCTCGAGGTGCCCTTCCTCGGCGGCCGGGTCAACGATCTCGCTGGCCTGCTGTCGGACGGCTTCGAGGCCGAGCTCGGCACCCGCCTCGAGGCGCTGGAGCGGGAGACCGGCGCCCAGGTGGTCGTGCTGACGGTGCCCTCGCTCGAGGGCGACTCGATCGAGGACTTCTCGATCCGGGTGGTCTCGACCTGGCGGCTCGGGCGCGAGGGCGCCGACAACGGCGTCCTGGTGCTGATCGCGCGCGACGAACGGCTGGTGCGGATCGAGGTCGGGTACGGCCTCGAGGGCGCCCTCACCGACCTCGAGAGCGGGCGCATCATCAGCGGCCTGATGACGCCCCGCTTCCGCACCGGCGACTTCGACGGCGGGGTCGGCGCCGCGGTCGACGCGATCGCCGCCAAGGCGCGCGGCGAGCCCTTCGAGCTGCCCCCGGACCACCCTGGCCACTCCCCGAAGGCAACCCTCCCGGATTTCGGCGCGCTGCTGCTGTTCGCGCTGTTCGGCCTCCCCTTCATCAACGCCGCTCTCGCCACCCGCGGCCGGGCCGGCTGGTTTCTCTACCTGATGCTCGCCCCGTTCTTCTTCGTGGTGCCGACGGTAATGGCGGGCCCGCTGGCGGGCGTCATCGCCGCCGCCGCCTGGCTGCTGCTGGCCCCGATCCTGAGATCGATCTGGCCCAAGGCCTCGCGGCTGTCGGGCCGGGGGTCGCTGGGCGGCCGGCGTGGCGGCCGCCCCCCGATCTGGATTGGCGGCGGGGGCTGGGGAGGCGGTGGCGGCGGCAGCTTCGGCGGCGGCTTCAGCGGCGGCGGCGGCAGCTTCGGCGGCGGCGGCGCCACCGGCGGCTGGTAG
- a CDS encoding class IV adenylate cyclase, which yields MPRNVEIKARVRDLPALLTAVEAIADGPPELLLQDDTFFDSPFGRLKLRVSTNGTGELVAYRRPDVGGPRESSFVKAAVTDPAALAAVLADALGPAGVVRKRRIFCRHGQTRIHLDEVDGLGTFLELEVELRDGQPTGEGERIARELMARLGIAEDDLVATAYVDLLGDRRLKNEE from the coding sequence GTGCCACGCAACGTCGAGATCAAGGCCCGGGTGCGTGACCTGCCCGCTCTCCTCACAGCGGTGGAGGCGATCGCGGACGGCCCCCCCGAGCTGCTCCTCCAGGACGACACATTTTTCGACTCGCCGTTCGGCCGGCTCAAGCTCCGCGTCTCCACAAACGGCACCGGCGAGCTGGTCGCCTACCGGCGGCCCGACGTCGGCGGACCGCGCGAGTCGAGCTTCGTCAAAGCTGCCGTCACCGACCCGGCCGCGCTCGCAGCGGTGCTCGCCGATGCGCTTGGGCCGGCCGGTGTCGTCCGCAAGCGCCGCATCTTCTGTCGGCACGGCCAGACCCGGATCCACCTCGACGAGGTGGACGGGCTCGGCACCTTCCTCGAGCTCGAGGTGGAGCTCCGGGACGGGCAGCCGACCGGCGAGGGCGAGCGCATCGCGCGCGAGCTGATGGCGCGTCTCGGCATCGCCGAGGATGACCTCGTTGCGACCGCCTATGTCGACCTTCTCGGTGATCGAAGATTGAAGAACGAAGAGTGA
- a CDS encoding TonB-dependent receptor, which translates to MAKSPVGRLLAIPFAVLVMLAIGAPAIAQEEATEAQEAPSAEEGMRVVVEEIVVTAQKREEDVQDVPVAMSVLRATDLEVLTVGTPDVQILSGRVPSLVLESSFGRAFPRFYIRGLGNTDFDLNASQPVSMLLDEVVLENPVVKGIPLFDLDRVEVLRGPQGTLFGRNTPAGVVKFETVKPSQESDAYFRASYGTYDTLDFNFGIGGALSKTLSARFSGLYQSQSDWVDNAWEPGPEDEIGGYETQAFRLQFLWEPTERFDALLKVHGWDLDGTARIFRANIIQQGTNDFVSGFDQEVVYQDGRNKQEISGMGGLFRMDYQFESATLTSITAYESIDDMYSRGDIDGGYGAVFAPPSGPGFIPFSSESADGLPSLDQWTEELRLASTTGETFDWLLGIFYFNEELQVDSFGYDSLAGGIDDGYAWQRQEAESWAVFGSIGVALSDLWDLKAGLRYSSDDKDFEAQRVTPPFIQSLLYGVQPSVVIPVQVDDDFVSWDLTLTYKPSDLVNIYGRAATSYRAPSIQGRTLWCVDVDGTDPATDCVSVADTEDILSFELGLKSILAEQRLRLNLTGYWYNVNDQQITAVGGQYNTATLLNADVTEGYGVEADIEWTPSGHFLATFGASWNPTEIQDPNLTVAACAGGCTITDPIVDGLVYVDGNPLPHAPELIFNGILTLQSDPVYKRFFGTLDWAYYSEKNFFLYESEEFKDDSLEFGLRLGYAFAKNKYELALFGRNILDEEILQGGIDFNNLVGYTNTPRIVGMEFIAHF; encoded by the coding sequence ATGGCAAAGTCACCAGTCGGTCGTCTATTGGCCATTCCGTTCGCAGTGCTGGTCATGCTCGCGATCGGCGCCCCGGCGATAGCGCAGGAGGAAGCGACGGAGGCGCAGGAGGCGCCGTCCGCCGAGGAGGGCATGCGGGTCGTCGTGGAGGAGATCGTCGTCACCGCGCAGAAGCGCGAGGAGGACGTGCAGGACGTGCCGGTGGCGATGTCGGTGCTGCGCGCCACCGACCTCGAGGTGCTCACGGTCGGGACCCCGGACGTCCAGATCCTGTCCGGCCGGGTGCCGAGCCTGGTCCTCGAGTCGTCCTTCGGACGCGCCTTCCCGCGCTTCTACATCCGCGGCCTCGGCAACACCGACTTCGACCTCAACGCGTCGCAGCCGGTGTCGATGCTCCTCGACGAGGTCGTGCTCGAGAACCCGGTGGTGAAGGGCATCCCGCTCTTCGACCTCGACCGGGTCGAGGTGCTGCGCGGACCGCAGGGCACGCTGTTCGGCCGCAACACGCCGGCCGGCGTCGTCAAGTTCGAGACCGTGAAGCCGTCGCAGGAGTCCGACGCCTACTTCCGGGCCTCCTACGGGACCTATGACACCCTCGACTTCAACTTCGGGATCGGCGGCGCGCTGTCCAAGACGCTGTCCGCCCGCTTCTCAGGCCTCTACCAGTCCCAGAGCGACTGGGTGGACAACGCCTGGGAGCCCGGGCCGGAGGACGAGATCGGCGGCTACGAGACCCAGGCCTTCCGCCTGCAGTTCCTGTGGGAGCCGACCGAGCGCTTCGACGCCCTGCTCAAGGTCCACGGCTGGGACCTCGACGGCACCGCCCGGATTTTCCGCGCCAACATCATCCAGCAGGGGACCAACGACTTCGTCTCCGGCTTCGACCAGGAGGTGGTCTACCAGGACGGCCGCAACAAGCAGGAGATCTCCGGCATGGGCGGGCTGTTCCGGATGGACTACCAGTTCGAGTCGGCGACGCTGACCTCGATCACCGCCTACGAGAGCATCGACGACATGTACAGCCGCGGCGACATCGACGGCGGCTACGGCGCCGTGTTCGCGCCGCCCTCCGGCCCCGGCTTCATCCCGTTCTCGTCCGAGTCGGCCGACGGCCTGCCCTCTCTCGACCAGTGGACCGAGGAGCTGCGGCTCGCCAGCACCACCGGCGAGACCTTCGACTGGCTGCTCGGCATCTTCTACTTCAACGAGGAGCTCCAGGTCGACTCGTTCGGCTACGACAGCCTTGCCGGCGGCATCGACGACGGCTACGCCTGGCAGCGCCAGGAGGCCGAGTCGTGGGCGGTGTTCGGCTCGATCGGCGTCGCGCTCTCCGACCTGTGGGACCTCAAAGCCGGCCTGCGCTACAGCTCCGACGACAAGGACTTCGAGGCGCAGCGCGTGACGCCGCCCTTCATCCAGAGCCTGCTCTACGGCGTGCAGCCGTCGGTCGTCATCCCGGTCCAGGTGGACGACGACTTCGTGAGCTGGGACCTCACCCTCACCTACAAGCCGAGCGACCTGGTCAACATCTACGGACGGGCCGCCACCAGCTACCGGGCGCCCTCGATCCAGGGCCGTACCCTGTGGTGCGTCGACGTCGACGGCACCGACCCGGCGACCGATTGCGTCTCGGTGGCCGACACCGAGGACATCCTGTCCTTCGAGCTCGGCCTCAAGTCGATCCTGGCCGAGCAGCGGCTCCGCCTCAACCTGACCGGCTACTGGTACAACGTCAACGACCAGCAGATCACGGCGGTCGGCGGCCAGTACAACACGGCGACGCTGCTCAACGCCGACGTCACCGAGGGCTACGGCGTCGAGGCCGACATCGAGTGGACCCCGTCGGGCCACTTCCTGGCGACCTTCGGGGCGAGCTGGAACCCGACCGAGATCCAGGACCCGAACCTGACGGTGGCGGCGTGCGCCGGCGGCTGCACCATCACCGACCCGATCGTCGACGGGCTGGTGTACGTGGACGGCAACCCGCTGCCCCACGCGCCGGAGCTGATCTTCAACGGCATCCTCACTCTGCAGTCCGACCCGGTCTACAAGCGCTTCTTCGGGACCCTCGACTGGGCCTACTACTCGGAGAAGAACTTCTTCCTCTACGAGTCGGAGGAGTTCAAGGACGACAGCCTGGAGTTCGGGCTGCGGCTCGGCTACGCGTTCGCCAAGAACAAGTACGAGCTCGCCCTGTTCGGCCGCAACATCCTGGACGAGGAGATCCTCCAGGGCGGCATCGACTTCAACAACCTGGTCGGCTACACCAACACCCCGAGGATCGTCGGGATGGAGTTCATCGCTCACTTCTAG
- the deoD gene encoding purine-nucleoside phosphorylase codes for MATIHINARPGDFAGTVLMPGDPLRARHIAERFLEGARQVTDVRNMLGFTGAYRGNPVSVMAHGMGIPSAAIYCTELIRDFGVTRLIRVGSCGTVHRAVRLRDIVIAMGASTDSAVNRNRFAGHDLAALASFDLVRRAVAVAERRQLRFHVGSVFSADLFYTPDPSVFDLMERFGILGVEMETAGIYTLAAELGAEALALCTVSDLIRSGGRLTPEERQTSFDEMIALALETAFGAAR; via the coding sequence ATGGCGACCATCCACATCAACGCCAGACCGGGCGACTTCGCCGGCACCGTCCTGATGCCGGGCGACCCCCTGCGCGCCCGGCACATCGCCGAGCGCTTCCTGGAGGGCGCGAGGCAGGTCACCGACGTCCGCAACATGCTGGGCTTCACCGGCGCCTACCGGGGAAACCCGGTGTCGGTGATGGCGCACGGCATGGGCATCCCGTCGGCCGCCATCTACTGCACCGAGCTGATCCGGGACTTCGGCGTCACCCGCCTGATCCGGGTCGGCAGCTGCGGCACGGTCCACCGCGCGGTCCGCCTGCGCGACATCGTCATCGCCATGGGCGCCTCGACCGACTCGGCGGTCAATCGCAACCGCTTCGCCGGCCACGACCTGGCGGCGCTCGCGAGCTTCGACCTGGTGCGCCGGGCGGTGGCCGTTGCGGAGCGCAGGCAGCTGCGCTTCCACGTCGGCAGCGTGTTCTCCGCGGACCTCTTCTACACTCCGGATCCGTCGGTCTTCGACCTGATGGAGCGCTTCGGCATCCTCGGAGTGGAGATGGAGACCGCCGGCATCTACACCCTCGCCGCGGAGCTCGGCGCCGAGGCGCTCGCCCTGTGCACGGTGAGCGACCTCATCCGCAGCGGCGGGCGGCTGACGCCGGAGGAGCGGCAGACCAGCTTCGACGAGATGATCGCGCTCGCGCTCGAGACCGCGTTCGGCGCCGCTCGATGA
- a CDS encoding HAD hydrolase-like protein gives MTAPPLRAVLWDFDGTLVDTRARNLSVNRRIVREITGGSWRDFPVLRSQPAYDTAQRAAVNWREFYRTNCGFSDRQIDRAGDCWAAYQAEDATPVPLVEGIADALGSLDGLPTGIVSQNSRETIGSVLSSHGLGRRFGCIVGYAEVPMSRQKPAPDSLLVGLEELTALAPGRALYIGDHATDICCVDNANRELAGRGLKLRVVSVAALWGPGAADDGWAAGADLRAATPNGVVALVDRFTRDQD, from the coding sequence ATGACGGCGCCGCCGCTGCGCGCCGTCCTCTGGGACTTCGATGGGACCCTGGTCGACACCCGGGCCAGGAACCTGAGCGTCAACCGCAGGATCGTCCGGGAGATCACCGGCGGGAGCTGGCGCGACTTTCCGGTGCTGCGGTCCCAGCCGGCCTACGACACGGCGCAGCGCGCGGCGGTCAACTGGCGCGAGTTCTACCGCACCAACTGCGGCTTCTCCGACCGCCAGATCGACCGCGCCGGTGACTGCTGGGCTGCCTACCAGGCCGAGGACGCGACCCCGGTGCCGCTCGTCGAGGGGATCGCGGATGCCCTCGGCAGCCTCGACGGGCTCCCCACGGGGATCGTCTCGCAGAACTCCCGGGAGACCATCGGCTCGGTGCTGTCGTCACATGGGCTCGGCCGGCGCTTTGGCTGCATCGTGGGTTATGCCGAGGTCCCGATGAGCCGGCAGAAGCCAGCCCCCGACAGCCTGCTGGTGGGGCTCGAGGAGCTGACCGCGCTCGCGCCCGGCCGGGCGCTCTACATCGGCGACCACGCCACCGACATCTGCTGCGTCGACAACGCCAACCGCGAGCTGGCCGGGCGCGGCCTCAAGCTCCGGGTGGTCTCGGTGGCCGCGCTGTGGGGCCCCGGGGCAGCCGACGACGGCTGGGCCGCGGGCGCCGACCTCCGCGCCGCGACCCCGAACGGGGTCGTCGCGCTCGTTGACCGGTTCACTCGGGACCAGGACTGA
- a CDS encoding helix-turn-helix domain-containing protein, with protein sequence MAPGRTGGGPADLAIVRDRAQAASLLQPQRVGLLEGLAEPGSAAGLARRLGLPRQLVNYHLRELERAGLVELVEERRRGNCVERVVVATARQYVISPEVLGGLGAGSDDVCDHFSSTCLVAVAARAIRELGELRARADEQGKRLVTMTLESELSFASVEVRNAFAKELSEAIARLIVRYHDARAPASRMFRLVVGAYASPARGAEGENKGGRDGEI encoded by the coding sequence GTGGCGCCCGGGAGGACAGGTGGCGGCCCGGCCGATCTGGCGATCGTGCGGGATCGAGCCCAGGCAGCGTCGCTGCTGCAGCCGCAGCGGGTGGGGCTGCTCGAGGGGCTGGCGGAGCCCGGCTCGGCGGCGGGGCTCGCGCGCCGGCTCGGCCTGCCGCGCCAGCTCGTCAACTACCACCTGCGCGAGCTCGAGCGAGCCGGCCTGGTCGAGCTGGTCGAGGAGCGGCGGCGCGGAAACTGCGTCGAGCGGGTCGTGGTGGCGACCGCACGGCAGTATGTCATCAGCCCCGAGGTGCTGGGCGGACTCGGTGCCGGCTCTGATGATGTCTGCGACCACTTCTCCTCGACCTGCCTGGTCGCGGTCGCGGCGCGAGCGATCCGCGAGCTCGGCGAGCTGCGGGCTCGGGCGGACGAGCAGGGCAAGCGGCTGGTGACGATGACCCTGGAGTCGGAGCTCTCCTTCGCCTCGGTCGAGGTGCGCAACGCCTTCGCGAAGGAGCTGTCCGAGGCGATTGCCCGTCTGATCGTCAGGTACCACGATGCCAGGGCGCCGGCCAGCCGGATGTTCCGCTTGGTGGTCGGCGCGTACGCGTCCCCCGCGCGGGGCGCGGAGGGCGAGAACAAAGGGGGGCGCGACGGTGAAATCTGA